A single region of the Kocuria rosea genome encodes:
- the gcvP gene encoding aminomethyl-transferring glycine dehydrogenase, with protein sequence MSFLPRHLGPDAAETAIMLETVGAADLDELVARAVPATIASSEPLGLPAPMSEHEALAALRRVAAKNRVMTQMIGQGYADTVTPPALRRNILENPAWYTSYTPYQPEISQGRLEALLTFQNAVMDLTGLDLANASLLDEATAVAEAVLMMRRANRKATSRRVVVDARTLPQTLAVLRGRCRAVGIELVVADLAEGLPEGELFGVVLTQVGVDGEVVPLAERAEEAHARGALVAVATDLLALTLLRSPGEQGADIAVGSAQRFGVPLFFGGPHAAFLACRKGLERNLPGRLVGVSTDSSGRPAYRLALQTREQHIRREKATSNICTAQALLAVVAGAYAAYHGADGLRAIAERVHGLAARLAAGLAAAGVRVVHDRFFDTVLAEVPGRADAVVAAAAERGINVRRAGADHVSVSVGEPHDERDVDAVLAAFAAAATDDAGGAWDLPAELLRTDSYLTHPVFTLHRSETAMMRWLRSLADKDLALDRTMIPLGSCTMKLNAAAEMEPISWPEFASIHPLAPEDQTLGWRELIAQLESWLTEITGYAAVSVQPNAGSQGELAGLLAIRRYHLSRGDRQRTTVLIPSSAHGTNAASAVLADLKVVVVATAGDGSVDLDDLAAKIGSVGEELAGIMVTYPSTHGVFEEQITAVCEAVHAAGGQVYVDGANLNALMGLARPGRFGGDVSHLNLHKTFCIPHGGGGPGVGPVAVAEHLVPFLPGDPAAPDGGEDSFPVSQARHGSAGVLPISWMYIAMTGAEGLTASSRTAILSANYVSARLADVFPTLYTGPGGFVAHECILDLRALTKASGVTAEDVCKRLVDYGFHAPTLAFPVAGTLMVEPTESENLAELDRFVAAMRAIHAEMTAVADGEVALEDSVLRRAPHTAEVLTADEWDRAYPRSRAAYPLPELRRAKFWPPVGRVENAAGDRNLVCSCPPVEAFAAAG encoded by the coding sequence TTGTCCTTCCTGCCACGCCACCTCGGCCCGGACGCCGCCGAGACCGCGATCATGCTCGAGACCGTCGGCGCGGCCGACCTCGACGAGCTCGTCGCCCGCGCCGTCCCCGCGACCATCGCCTCCTCCGAGCCGCTGGGCCTGCCCGCCCCGATGTCCGAGCACGAGGCCCTCGCGGCGCTGCGCCGGGTCGCGGCGAAGAACCGGGTGATGACCCAGATGATCGGGCAGGGCTACGCGGACACCGTCACCCCGCCCGCGCTGCGCCGCAACATCCTCGAGAACCCCGCCTGGTACACCTCCTACACCCCCTACCAGCCCGAGATCTCGCAGGGCCGCCTCGAGGCCCTGCTCACGTTCCAGAACGCCGTCATGGACCTCACCGGCCTGGACCTGGCGAACGCCTCCCTCCTGGACGAGGCCACCGCGGTGGCCGAGGCCGTGCTCATGATGCGCCGGGCCAACCGGAAGGCCACGAGCCGGCGCGTCGTCGTCGACGCCCGGACGCTCCCGCAGACCCTCGCCGTGCTGCGCGGGCGCTGCCGGGCCGTGGGCATCGAGCTGGTCGTCGCCGACCTCGCCGAGGGGCTGCCCGAGGGCGAGCTCTTCGGGGTGGTCCTGACCCAGGTGGGCGTCGACGGCGAGGTCGTCCCCCTCGCCGAGCGCGCCGAGGAGGCGCACGCGCGGGGGGCGCTCGTGGCCGTGGCCACCGACCTGCTGGCCCTGACCCTGCTGCGCTCCCCGGGGGAGCAGGGCGCGGACATCGCCGTGGGCTCGGCCCAGCGCTTCGGGGTGCCCCTGTTCTTCGGCGGGCCCCACGCCGCGTTCCTCGCCTGCCGCAAGGGCCTCGAGCGGAACCTGCCCGGTCGCCTGGTGGGCGTCTCCACCGACTCCTCCGGCCGGCCCGCCTACCGGCTGGCCCTGCAGACCCGCGAGCAGCACATCCGCCGCGAGAAGGCCACCTCGAACATCTGCACCGCCCAGGCGCTGCTGGCCGTCGTGGCCGGCGCCTACGCCGCCTACCACGGCGCGGACGGGCTCCGCGCCATCGCCGAGCGCGTGCACGGGCTGGCCGCCCGCCTGGCCGCCGGGCTCGCCGCGGCGGGCGTGCGCGTGGTCCACGACCGGTTCTTCGACACCGTGCTCGCCGAGGTCCCCGGCCGCGCCGACGCCGTCGTGGCCGCCGCCGCGGAGCGTGGGATCAACGTCCGCCGGGCCGGCGCGGACCACGTCTCCGTGTCGGTGGGGGAGCCCCACGACGAGCGCGACGTCGACGCCGTGCTCGCGGCCTTCGCCGCCGCGGCTACGGACGACGCGGGCGGGGCGTGGGACCTGCCCGCCGAGCTGCTGCGCACCGACTCCTACCTGACCCACCCCGTGTTCACGCTGCACCGCTCCGAGACCGCGATGATGCGCTGGCTGCGCTCCCTCGCGGACAAGGACCTGGCCCTCGACCGGACCATGATCCCGCTCGGCTCCTGCACCATGAAGCTCAACGCCGCCGCGGAGATGGAGCCCATCAGCTGGCCCGAGTTCGCCTCGATCCACCCGCTCGCCCCCGAGGACCAGACCCTCGGCTGGCGCGAGCTCATCGCCCAGCTCGAGTCCTGGCTCACGGAGATCACCGGCTACGCCGCGGTCTCCGTCCAGCCCAACGCCGGCTCCCAGGGCGAGCTCGCCGGGCTCCTCGCGATCCGCCGCTACCACCTCTCCCGGGGCGACCGGCAGCGCACCACCGTCCTCATCCCGTCCTCGGCCCACGGCACCAACGCCGCCTCCGCGGTGCTCGCGGACCTCAAGGTGGTGGTCGTGGCCACCGCCGGGGACGGCTCCGTGGACCTGGACGACCTCGCCGCGAAGATCGGGAGCGTGGGGGAGGAGCTGGCGGGCATCATGGTCACCTACCCCTCCACGCACGGCGTGTTCGAGGAGCAGATCACGGCCGTGTGCGAGGCCGTGCACGCGGCGGGGGGCCAGGTCTACGTGGACGGCGCCAACCTCAACGCGCTCATGGGCCTCGCCCGGCCGGGCCGCTTCGGCGGGGACGTCTCCCACCTGAACCTGCACAAGACCTTCTGCATCCCGCACGGCGGCGGGGGGCCCGGCGTGGGGCCCGTGGCCGTGGCGGAGCACCTCGTGCCGTTCCTGCCCGGGGACCCCGCGGCCCCGGACGGCGGGGAGGACTCCTTCCCCGTGTCCCAGGCCCGCCACGGGTCGGCCGGGGTGCTGCCGATCTCCTGGATGTACATCGCCATGACCGGCGCGGAGGGGCTCACCGCGTCGTCGCGCACCGCGATCCTCAGCGCGAACTACGTCTCCGCCCGGCTGGCCGACGTCTTCCCGACCCTCTACACCGGCCCGGGCGGGTTCGTGGCCCACGAGTGCATCCTCGACCTGCGCGCGCTCACGAAGGCCTCCGGGGTGACCGCGGAGGACGTCTGCAAGCGGCTCGTCGACTACGGCTTCCACGCCCCCACCCTCGCGTTCCCGGTGGCGGGCACGCTCATGGTGGAGCCCACGGAGTCCGAGAACCTCGCGGAGCTCGACCGGTTCGTGGCCGCGATGCGCGCGATCCACGCGGAGATGACCGCCGTGGCCGACGGCGAGGTCGCACTCGAGGACTCGGTCCTGCGCCGCGCGCCGCACACCGCGGAGGTGCTCACGGCCGACGAGTGGGACCGTGCCTACCCCCGGTCCCGGGCCGCCTACCCGCTGCCCGAGCTGCGCCGCGCCAAGTTCTGGCCGCCCGTGGGCCGGGTGGAGAACGCCGCCGGGGACCGCAACCTGGTCTGCAGCTGCCCGCCGGTCGAGGCGTTCGCGGCCGCGGGCTGA